From a single Chlorocebus sabaeus isolate Y175 chromosome X, mChlSab1.0.hap1, whole genome shotgun sequence genomic region:
- the LOC103231985 gene encoding LOW QUALITY PROTEIN: acyl-coenzyme A synthetase ACSM6, mitochondrial (The sequence of the model RefSeq protein was modified relative to this genomic sequence to represent the inferred CDS: inserted 2 bases in 1 codon) has product MYEALFVTFSGIIFVPGSLQLTAKEICYQLHMSKAQHFVASEAMFPLMHSAMFDCPTLKTKLLVSDKCYDGWLDFKEMIQVVPPKQTFMGTKSQHPMAIFFTNGTMGASKLAEYSQYDLGMEFSQASRMVDGLQPTSILWXLSDAFDGSLSLSTALGAQLQGAHVFLCHMPIFCPETVLNALLRSSTTTLSANPLMYQELLQHKCFTSYRFKSLKLCVAVGGAISPGVTEDWKHITKLNIYEGYGKTATNLNFNRGDRGYALSFETGIGNLWA; this is encoded by the exons ATGTATGAAGCCTTATTTGTGACTTTTTCAGGAATCATCTTTGTGCCTGGGAGTCTCCAGCTGACTGCCAAGGAAATTTGCTATCAATTACACATGTCTAAAGCCCAACACTTTGTGGCCAGTGAGGCTATGTTCCCACTCATGCACTCTGCCATGTTCGACTGCCCTACCTTGAAGACCAAGCTCCTAGTGTCAGATAAGTGCTATGATGGGTGGTTGGATTTCAAGGAGATGATTCA AGTTGTACCTCCAAAGCAGACCTTCATGGGGACCAAAAGTCAACATCCAATGGCTATATTCTTCACCAACGGGACAATGGGAGCTTCTAAACTGGCCGAGTATTCCCAGTATGATTTGGGAATGGAATTCAGCCAG GCTTCTAGA ATGGTGGATGGACTCCAACCAACAAGTATTTTGTG TCTAAGTGATGCCTTTGATGGATCTTTATCTCTAAGTACTGCCTTGGGAGCTCAGCTCCAAGGAGCCCATGTGTTTCTGTGTCACATGCCAATTTTCTGTCCTGAGACTGTTCTAAAT GCTCTGCTCAGGTCTTCCACCACCACTCTATCTGCAAATCCACTGATGTACCAGGAACTGCTTCAGCACAAGTGTTTCACCAG CTACAGATTTAAGAGTCTGAAGCTTTGTGTGGCTGTAGGAGGAGCCATCAGCCCTGGGGTGACTGAGGACTGGAAACACATCACTAAATTGAACATCTATGAAGGCTATGGCAAGACAGCAACT aatctgaattttaatcGTGGAGACAGGGGCTATGCCTTATCTTTTGAAACAGGGATTGGAAATCTCTGGGCCTGA